The Bdellovibrio bacteriovorus genome includes a region encoding these proteins:
- the lepB gene encoding signal peptidase I — translation MNKNGETRNLKGTWNQAILTFLFPILLVMGLRWALIEPFVIPSGSMIPNLLVHDHILVKKLAYGLHVPFSNEWLLQWDQPKRGDIVVFKYPENPDVYYIKRLIGLPGDNVEVQSGRITLNGEKLPLSSFEDPQGENGFHYFQETLDGQKHIVRFLYEENTGEVQVFKVPENQYFFMGDNRDQSSDSRFWGFVKNDYIVGKAWMIWLSCNSTLPTMTFVCDPSQIRFNRLFQKLQ, via the coding sequence ATGAATAAAAACGGCGAAACACGCAATTTAAAAGGAACGTGGAATCAAGCGATTCTAACGTTCCTTTTTCCTATTTTGCTGGTGATGGGACTTCGTTGGGCTTTGATTGAGCCCTTTGTGATTCCGTCTGGAAGTATGATTCCCAATCTTTTAGTGCATGATCATATCCTGGTAAAAAAACTTGCCTATGGATTGCACGTTCCGTTTAGCAACGAGTGGCTTTTGCAATGGGATCAGCCGAAGCGTGGTGATATCGTTGTTTTTAAGTATCCTGAAAATCCTGATGTTTATTATATCAAGCGGCTTATTGGTCTTCCCGGCGACAACGTCGAGGTGCAAAGTGGCCGAATCACTCTGAATGGTGAAAAGCTACCGTTAAGCTCATTTGAGGATCCTCAAGGCGAAAACGGTTTTCACTATTTTCAAGAAACTCTCGACGGCCAAAAACACATCGTTCGTTTTCTTTACGAAGAAAACACCGGTGAAGTCCAAGTTTTCAAAGTGCCCGAAAATCAGTACTTCTTTATGGGAGACAACCGCGATCAATCCAGTGACTCGCGTTTTTGGGGCTTTGTTAAAAATGACTACATCGTCGGAAAAGCTTGGATGATCTGGCTTTCCTGCAACAGCACTTTGCCGACAATGACATTCGTCTGTGATCCCTCACAGATTCGTTTCAATCGCCTTTTCCAAAAACTCCAATAA
- the lepB gene encoding signal peptidase I — translation MNRWREYLTTLILAVVCALVVRNFLVTAYKVPTGSMQPTLKPGDFIFSSRISYGFPIPFSQQRWGATLPERGDLVVFNYPNQPGVTYVKRVVGLPGDRVQIVKGRLVLNDEALKYEKAQEVPGDNPNPELFDIYEEITPEKTWKVIFQKQPEEKDFGPLVVPPGEVFLLGDNRDASDDSRYWGTVPMPQVIGRVVFIWLSLDWQRKWGGDRYPSVRWQRVFSTVY, via the coding sequence ATGAATCGTTGGCGTGAGTATTTGACCACATTAATTCTTGCAGTCGTTTGTGCCCTGGTTGTGCGCAATTTTTTGGTCACGGCTTACAAAGTGCCAACGGGTTCCATGCAGCCCACTTTAAAGCCAGGCGATTTTATTTTTTCTTCGCGCATTTCTTATGGCTTTCCGATCCCTTTTTCACAACAACGATGGGGAGCCACTTTGCCCGAACGCGGGGACTTAGTGGTTTTTAATTATCCCAATCAACCTGGCGTTACTTATGTGAAACGAGTTGTAGGATTGCCGGGAGACCGCGTTCAAATCGTCAAAGGGCGTTTGGTTTTGAATGATGAAGCTTTGAAATACGAAAAAGCTCAGGAAGTTCCCGGCGACAATCCCAATCCAGAGCTTTTTGATATCTATGAAGAAATCACTCCTGAAAAAACCTGGAAAGTGATTTTCCAAAAACAACCGGAAGAAAAAGATTTCGGCCCCCTGGTTGTGCCTCCGGGAGAAGTCTTTTTATTGGGCGACAATCGTGACGCAAGTGACGACTCGCGCTATTGGGGAACAGTTCCGATGCCTCAAGTGATCGGCCGAGTCGTGTTTATTTGGCTCTCGCTGGATTGGCAACGCAAATGGGGCGGTGATCGTTATCCTTCAGTGCGTTGGCAAAGAGTTTTTTCCACGGTGTATTGA
- a CDS encoding aspartate carbamoyltransferase catalytic subunit: MSSRNNKSILDLRSLEKTKIDFLFSVADKIAAFDKALTFEGFGKSGALLFFEASTRTRMSFETACARWGIYPLRLDGKSGTSLEKGETYEDTVLNVDAMKPSFLVIRCGDDLDLEDLAKKVQAPILNAGWGKKGHPTQALLDAYTIRKHLGTCQGQKVLIVGDVRHSRVASSHFELAEKLGYEVALCGPSEFLPENPKCKVFSSLKEGLSWATVAMALRVQLERHSAKYSLSDYRDQYGFTSKNLQSLSAKALIMHPGPINQGTELDSEVLQDPRCQVLDQVSNGVLIRQAIVYATVTEGK; this comes from the coding sequence ATGTCATCTAGAAACAATAAATCCATTCTTGATCTTCGTTCCCTTGAAAAAACAAAAATCGACTTTCTATTCTCTGTGGCGGACAAGATTGCTGCCTTTGACAAGGCGTTGACCTTTGAGGGCTTCGGAAAATCCGGAGCCCTTTTGTTTTTTGAGGCGAGCACTCGCACAAGAATGAGTTTTGAAACCGCTTGCGCTCGTTGGGGGATTTATCCTCTTCGTCTTGATGGAAAATCGGGCACTAGCTTAGAAAAAGGCGAGACTTACGAAGACACGGTTTTGAATGTGGACGCGATGAAGCCGTCATTCTTAGTGATTCGTTGCGGAGACGATTTAGATTTAGAAGACCTCGCAAAAAAAGTTCAAGCGCCCATCCTGAATGCGGGTTGGGGAAAGAAAGGTCATCCGACGCAAGCTCTGTTGGATGCCTACACTATCCGTAAGCATTTAGGAACTTGCCAGGGGCAAAAGGTCTTAATCGTCGGTGATGTTCGTCACAGTCGTGTGGCTTCCTCGCATTTTGAACTGGCTGAAAAACTGGGTTACGAAGTGGCTTTGTGTGGCCCCTCTGAATTCTTACCGGAAAATCCAAAATGCAAGGTATTCTCTTCCTTGAAGGAAGGGCTTTCTTGGGCGACGGTGGCGATGGCGTTACGTGTGCAGCTTGAACGTCATTCAGCAAAATATTCTTTATCTGATTATCGCGATCAATATGGGTTTACTTCGAAGAATTTGCAGTCATTGTCTGCGAAGGCTTTGATCATGCATCCAGGTCCGATCAATCAGGGGACTGAACTTGACAGCGAAGTTTTGCAAGATCCTCGCTGCCAAGTTTTGGATCAAGTTTCTAATGGAGTTTTAATTCGCCAAGCCATCGTGTATGCGACGGTCACGGAGGGGAAATAA